The Haladaptatus cibarius D43 genome window below encodes:
- a CDS encoding DUF7845 domain-containing protein yields the protein MTHVAPAPHEFKANLNFVKHGLSPYWALSSLLIDQYDGYADELEFQLQGEMWEVRFSYNSGGIAPRLSDPINSETLLEPKVHLSGDGERKADYHIRPRFAGMQTPDGDRINTPFDRGSMPDEGVNVRIQGSNLEHDEYAQLLPQAIRRLANEAGNGFNPKYIQPRNIHETSNCDEYERYARLRRSMNQKVIGTGGVLQKLHHLLVDQEGVKYSLDVDNEDVVGKMHKLPLRRSAARELPVGNRGKQIKSYLLKNPNSVDETDSTYHPKFGVLFRKSLNGSTVPWSDLDDLRRELDETIINLLYWSGVPTDPDHTTFVPDDHFDAVAHNGPTLRLFDDPTPQLEASQDALLIRQLRELTDSDMEHLRAMTDGGQMHYEEVVGEAETSVSTLYRTLQRCDALLESDNGVVRWRSKKMRQDIKAVCERVEDTVEAAADSAARLMGMDPQQLREKGSAFQSWLNRYGAELIENDHEISQSAHIKVEAVLSRYRSGSGEFIGKVLDYLEVCWAKAGFDKPLDGTLVEYNTGSGYEEIRIGSFKDQRIR from the coding sequence GTGACCCACGTCGCGCCCGCGCCCCACGAGTTCAAAGCCAACCTCAACTTCGTCAAACACGGCCTCTCACCGTATTGGGCGCTTTCCTCGTTGCTCATCGACCAGTACGATGGCTACGCCGACGAACTTGAGTTCCAACTGCAAGGCGAGATGTGGGAAGTCCGCTTCTCGTACAACTCCGGCGGCATCGCGCCCCGGTTGTCCGACCCGATCAACAGCGAGACACTCCTCGAACCGAAGGTTCACCTCTCGGGCGACGGCGAACGGAAAGCCGACTACCACATTCGCCCGCGCTTCGCCGGGATGCAGACGCCCGATGGTGACCGAATCAACACGCCCTTCGATCGCGGCTCGATGCCCGACGAAGGCGTGAACGTTCGTATCCAAGGAAGCAACCTCGAACACGACGAGTACGCACAGCTACTCCCGCAAGCTATCCGACGGTTGGCGAACGAGGCGGGAAACGGATTCAACCCGAAGTACATCCAGCCGCGGAACATCCACGAAACCTCGAACTGCGACGAGTACGAACGCTACGCGCGTCTTCGTCGTTCGATGAATCAGAAAGTCATCGGAACGGGTGGCGTTCTCCAGAAGCTCCACCACTTGCTCGTTGACCAGGAGGGAGTCAAGTACAGCCTCGACGTTGACAACGAGGACGTCGTCGGGAAGATGCACAAGCTCCCGCTCCGACGGAGCGCGGCGCGCGAACTCCCGGTCGGCAATCGCGGTAAGCAAATCAAGAGCTATCTGTTGAAAAATCCCAACAGCGTTGACGAGACGGATTCGACGTATCATCCGAAATTTGGTGTCCTCTTTCGGAAGTCGTTGAACGGCTCGACTGTTCCGTGGAGCGACCTGGACGACCTCCGTCGTGAGCTCGACGAGACGATAATCAACCTGCTGTACTGGTCGGGCGTTCCGACCGACCCAGACCATACGACGTTCGTTCCCGACGATCACTTCGATGCAGTCGCGCACAACGGGCCGACGCTCCGACTGTTCGACGACCCGACGCCACAGCTCGAAGCGAGCCAGGACGCGCTACTCATTCGCCAACTTCGAGAGCTGACCGACTCGGACATGGAACATCTTCGCGCGATGACTGACGGCGGTCAGATGCATTACGAAGAGGTCGTCGGAGAAGCGGAGACATCGGTTTCAACGCTGTACCGGACGCTCCAGCGTTGCGATGCCCTGCTGGAAAGCGACAACGGCGTTGTTCGCTGGCGCTCGAAGAAGATGCGTCAGGACATCAAAGCCGTCTGTGAGCGTGTCGAGGATACGGTCGAGGCAGCCGCCGACAGCGCCGCGCGTCTAATGGGGATGGATCCTCAGCAACTTCGTGAGAAGGGCTCGGCATTCCAGTCGTGGCTCAACCGCTACGGTGCGGAGCTTATCGAAAACGACCACGAGATCAGCCAATCGGCGCACATCAAAGTCGAGGCCGTTCTCTCACGGTACAGAAGTGGGTCAGGCGAGTTCATCGGGAAGGTTCTCGATTACCTCGAAGTCTGTTGGGCAAAAGCTGGCTTCGATAAGCCGCTCGACGGCACGCTGGTTGAGTACAACACCGGCTCAGGATACGAAGAGATTCGCATCGGGAGCTTCAAAGATCAGCGAATCCGGTAG